Within the Paenibacillus sp. AN1007 genome, the region TGAATGCGGCTACACCAAGAGCAGGTACCAACTTTGAGCTGGACGCGATTGCAGCCTGCTTCATCGGTGGAGCTTCAGCTTCGGGAGGGATTGGAACCGTATTTGGCGCCATCATCGGTGGTCTGGTTATGGGCGTGCTGAACAACGGAATGTCCCTGATTGGTCTCGGTATCGACTGGCAGCAGGGAATCAAGGGCTTGGTGCTGCTGCTGGCGGTGGCATTTGATATCTATAATAAAAACAAAAGAGCGGCTTAATATTATAGATGTAAAATATAAAATATACTGAATGTAACGTTTACTAAAGGTAAATATAACGAAATTTAATATGGATTTAGCGAAAAGGCTTGGCAAATGCCAAGCCTTTTTTGTCTTTATTTTGGAACAGCAATCCATAATGTCCATGAATCTTTTTCAATAATTGGAGTTGTACTGTTTTTAAGTTTGCTGTTAATAAATACAATCAGCTCGCCAAGCTCATGGTCTGTCAATTCATGAAGAATCGAGCGTCCAGTCCGCTGCGCCAGATCTTTATTTAATGCAGCCAGGTTCTGGTGAACACATCTGGTTTCCCAAAGCTGCACGGTTCTAACGATCATGAATCCATTGGAATCAAGCGATCTCTGGACCTCATGGGCTTCGTGCCGACGTGAGCGTTCCATGCCAATCAATTCAGGATACTTCTCAAAGAAGTAACCTCTCATGTTATGTTCGTCTCCTGGGAGTAAACAGTCTTCAGGTGTTCTGTCTTGGATGATGAACACACCATTGTTTTTCAGGATACGTTTTGCTTCTTGAAAACAGCTGTCTAAATCTTGCAAATGATGTATGAGCGCTCTTTCCAAGACGATATCAAAAGTATGGTCTGGAAGTCCCGAGTTGTAGGCGTTCCCCTGCTGCAATGTGACATTGCTCAAATTCTCACAATGCCGAGCAGCCCCTTTTAACATCTCATCTGAAAAATCTACACCCGTCACATGTGCAGCTCCTGAGTTTGCTAAAGCTCGGGTATAAATTCCTCCGCCGCAGCCGATATCAACAATCTCTTTCCCCGATACATCCACATACTCCTGAAGCAAAGAGAGCCATGATGCATCCGCAGTTCTGGTCGTATACGTCATTCTGTTGCGTTGATCGTGAAAATTGATGGGCACATTACCACCTCTTGTTTCATTGTGTGAAACGTAGTTTCAATAAATGATATATCTTACGATACCATATTATTCTTTTTGGTCAAGAGGTTCCAGCCCATATCCAAGTTTCTTACCTATAGACAGCTCGGTGTAAATTAAGCCTTGCACCGTTTTATCTACATCAGCGCACCTATGAAACGGGTGGCAATTCCAAAGTAGATAAACAGTGAAAGAATATCGTTCAGTGTTGTAATTAAAGGACCGGATGCAACAGCAGGATCAACCTTGAAGCGGCTGAGCAGCAGCGGAATGCAGGTGCCTGTCAGTGTGCCGATGATCAACGTGAAGAACAGGGATACACCGATAATCATACCGAGCAGCCAGTCCCCTTGCCAGAAATAAGCAATTACTGTAATCAGCAGACCGCAGACAAGGCCGATCATTGTACCCACTTTAATCTCTCGTCCAATTAAAGCCAGCACAGTTGATCTGTCGAGCTTGCGTCCAATAAGTCCGCGTACGACGACAGCGAGGGACTGAGTCCCCGTATTTCCCGTCATTCCGGCAATCATAGGCATGAAAAATGCGAGAGCAACGACCTGATTCAATGTATCTTCAAAAAAATCGACAATGCTTCCCGAAATCAATCCGATCAATAACAGTAAAATGAGCCAGGGCAGTCTGCGTCTGACCGCGACCAGCGGTTTGGTATCAAAATCAATATCCTTGCCGCCGCCGCCCATTTTGGCAAGGTCTTCGCTGGCCTCATGCATAATGATGTCAATGACGTCATCCATTTGGATAATCCCGCACAGCCGATTGTTCTCATCCACCACCGGAAGGGCAATGAACTCGTAACGCTCGCAGCAGTTGTGCCGCTTCTTCCTGATCCATATCTACGGTCGCGTGAATAACCCTCCTGGTCATTAACTCTTCAACCTTGGTTTTGTCGTCAGCCAAGGCGAGGGATCGATAACTAACGACACCAGCCAGCTTACCCTCATCGTCGACAACATAGAGATAACTGGAGGCGGATAGATGTAGTGTACCTTGCGACTGTCTAAGCGCTTCCTTCGCTGTATCGTGAGTGAACAAGGTACGATAGCGGTCTGTCATAATTCGTCCGGCCGTTTCCGGCGGATAGCTGAGTACAGACCGAATAATGGCGGAGTGATCCAGGTTCATGCTGGACAGCAATTCTTCCCTGCGCTTCGCTGGCAGATCGTGCATGAATCGGATAAGGTCACTTTTATCCATCTGCTGCATGACTTCCAATGTACGTTCTGGTCCAAGCCTTTCAAAAAGTTCGGCCTGTTCATGCAGCTTCAGATTTTCGGCTAAATCAGCAAGAATATCCGGTTTGAACAGAAGAAGAAAACGATTTTTATCGTCTTCAGGGAACTTTTTATAGATGAGTGAAAGATCATAGGGACGCAGCTCCTTCACGAGTTTATAGAATTCCGGCAGATTCTGAGACTGCACGTGCTGCTTGAGCTGCTCGGTGATTTCCTCTACGGAAAGCTCTTTGTTGGTCTGTGACCCTTTCATATCGACACTCCTTTTCTGTAAGATGGGCTCCATATTTTTAAACGAAAAGGGCCTGCAGCTAAACAACCGTACATGCATAGGGAGAAGCAGGATGTTGAAATCTTGCTTAAACATTCGACATAGGCTTACAAATGGAAGCGCTCAGGATATACTTGTTCTACAGCAGCAAATGAGGAGGTCGTGTGTATTGGAAACAGAGATTCGAACACAATTGCTCAGCCTGGCTGAGCCGGAATACCAAAAATTCTCAGCTTCTCTCATCCCGAATATTACAAATGTTTTGGGTGTGCGGCTGCCCGCTATCCGCAAAATAGCTAAACAGATTGCCGCGGAAGACTGGCGTACGTACCTGGATACGGCGAAGGATGAATTTTTTGAGGAGGTTATGCTGCAGGCAATGGTTATTGGTCATGCACAGGCGGATTTACATGAGCTGCTGACAAGAATTGCCGCGTTTGTGCCCAAGATTGACAATTGGTCGGTGTGTGACAGCTTCTGTGCCGGACTGAAATATACCAAAGTGCATCCCGAAGCGATGTGGAACTTCATTCAGCCCTACCTGCGGTCAGATCAAGAATACGAAATCCGGTTTGGTGTGGTGATGCTGCTGAATTTTTATCTGGAAGAGCCTTATATTCATCAGGTTTTACCTTTACTTGATCAGATTAAACATGAGGCATATTATGTGAAAATGGCTGTAGCTTGGGCCATCTCGATCGCTTATGTGAAACAGCCCGAGGCTGTTATGCCGTATTTGAAGCAAAATACGCTTGACGATTTTACGTACAATAAGGCTCTCCAGAAGATTATAGAATCGTACCGGGTGACGCCAGAGGATAAGCAATTGATGCGAAGCATGAAACGTAAGGTGAACAGACAGACACAAAAAACGGCTGACGTAATCGCGGGAAAAAAGAAGGTGAATATGGGATGAGACAAAAGATAATGTATGCCAATATACAGCTGGACGGACGCCCATGGAGTCTGCTTGCAACCGAAAAGGGAGTGTGCAGGATCGTGATGCCCAATGAAAAACTGGAGGATTGGACTGGCTGGATTAGTAAAATTGCACCAGGCACTGCACTCGAAGAGAATGAGCAGGCATTAAAGCGGACTGGAATGATGGACTGGCTGGTGTCTTATTTTGCAGGAGAAAAGACAGTCTATACGGAGGACATCCCGCTCGACCTGATTGGCACGCCGTTTCAGCAGCAGGTGTGGAAGGCACTCGGGTATGTGCCCTATGGACAGACACGTACGTATGGAGATATCGCTGCAGTGATCGGCAGACCTTCAGCTGTACGTGCTGTAGGTGCGGCAAATGGGGCCAATCCGATTCCCGTATTACTTCCATGTCACCGCATTATCGGTGCTAATCGCAAGCTGACGGGTTTTCGCGGCGGACTGGAGATGAAGCGCAGGCTGCTGGATATTGAACATATTGAAGGCGTGGCAGACGGAGGGCATGCGAGATTTGATTTTTGATATAGAATGCTCCTCCTGTTTGAGTTGGAATTTTCTCTTTATTTGTAATGTTACAAGTGAATTGTAAAAGAGATGTGGTATAAATCTATCTGTGACATGTATATTTATTACAGGTAAAGAGAAGTACATACATCAAAGAAAAAACAGCCGCGCCGCGCCTTCATTGTATAACACCCGGGAATTTCTATTTCATGAGAGGAGATGATGTGATGTCGTACGTTTCGCAGAAATCTCACCCGAATCGTACAAAACGCTGGATGATCCGAATTGGAATTTTTATAGTTATTCAAATCATCTTTATGGTTATTGACGGTACGTTCCTGGAACCCAAGTTAAATGATAGTAACAATGTATTTACTGAAATGCTTAAGGGGATATTGCAATCAAGATTGCTTAATGAATGGGTTGCTCCTTATTCCTTTCCTTTGTTTAATTTAGTTCTGATCGTTCACGCTGCTGCTTTATTGCTTCAAGCTGCGGCAGAGATGATCTCAGCTGTTCTCAAAAAAAGATAAACACAGGCACTGTGGTCAAATACAAATGTGAATGTAAATGCTGAATGAAATCAAAAACAAGCTGGTTTTCGGTTTAACGAAAGCTGGCTCGTCTTTTTTTTTATTAGGTATATGCAGTCTTCATATGTCTATCTTTATATTCTCCTTTATTTATATGACAAAATAAGACAGGGGATTGTCGATTTACTGTGAGGAGTGTCGTTTTTTATTTGGCGCTTTCGAGGATTTAATGGGCAATTATGGTATATTTCTATATTGGATTGTGATACAATAGTGGAAAATATATGTAAATATAGATTAAGTAATTTATTGAAAGTTTAAGGCATAACATAGGGGATGAAAGATAGTCTCTTGCTTTGACTGCATATAATAGAGTGAAATGTACATTTTATGAGAACATAAGAGGAAGCTGCAGCTTGGAAACAGCACATCATCCGTGACATGATATATTTAAGAGAGGAGATCTCAATTGGAAAATATAACGATAAATTCCGATGAAGGAGATAGCCTGAAACTTCACCTATATAACACGGATAAATTCAAGACCATAAGTCTGATGTTGACAATGAGAGCACCCCTGGATAAGCAATCCATCACTTCGAGAGCTTTAATTCCCCAGATTCTCACCGGAGGCTCAATGAAATACCCGACTCGCAAGCAATTACAACAGAAGTTGGATGAGATGTACGGGGCAGAGCTTTCTTGGGACACATACAAAAAGGGAGAGGATCATTGTATTTCCTTAAAAATGGAAATCTCAGCAGAACAATTTCTGAATGATAGCGATTCCTTATTGCATTCCTCCCTGCTTCTATTACACGAAATGATCTATAACCCTTTAATCGAGGATGGAGCGTTTCATCCACAGATTGTTGAACGGGAAAAACAGTTTTTAAAACAGCGCATGGATTCGATGTTCAATGATAAGGTGTTGTACGCCCATGTTCGTCTGGTGGAAGAGATGTTTGAAGACGAGGCGTATGCCAGTCCGCCGTATGGTAGAAGGGAAGAGATAAATTCTCTCCATGCGCAATCCGTATTCCAAGTCTATAATGACATGCTTCGAAATGATCGCTTTGATTTATTCATCGTTGGAGCTTTTAACGAGAGAGATGTCAGAGTCATGGTCAATGAAGTATTTTGTGAAAAGTATAATAATATCTCTTTAAATAGAAATTCTTCAATTAGATCCAAAGTAGATGCGGTGAAAGTGGTACAGGATCATCTGGAGGTCAAGCAAGGAACGCTCCTTTTGGGATATAGAATGTCTACAACCATACAAGATGAGCATTACGAGGCGGCAAGAGTAGCAAATGCTGTTTTCGGAAGGTTTCCATCCTCCAAGTTATTTCGTGCGATACGCGAAAGAGAAGGTCTTGCTTATTATGCTCACTCCCAGATTCAAAGCAGCAAAGGCTTGCTTGTAGCGATGGCAGGAATTGATTTTGAACATTATGAACGTGTGATCGAACTAATGAGAGATCAAGAATACGCGATGAAAAAGGGCGATTTTACGGAAGCCGAAATGGAACAAGGTAAAGCACTGCTGATCAACTTATTGTTAGAAGCACATGATTCCCCTGAAGGCATTATGGATATCTTTATTCAAGCTGTGGATAGCGGATTTTCTGCTGCGATTCAAGACCATATTAAAAGAATCAGCTCAGTAACCAAAGAAGATGTCGTTAACGCCGTGAATAAGTGGGAGCTGGATACAATCTACTTCTTGAATAGAAAGGAGTAAACGCTTTGGAAGCTATCCAATATAATATACTGGAAGAAACAATATACTTTGAGAAGCTGAACAATGGTCTTGAAGTTTACATACTTCCTAAGAAAGATTTTCATAAAACAGCTGCAGCACTCACTGTTAAATTTGGATCTGTAGATAAGAATTTCGTTTTATCAGGAGAAGATTCTATTACACTGCCAGACGGGCTGGCTCATTTTCTGGAACATAAAATGTTTGATTGTAAGGATTGGAATGTGTTTGACAGGTTTGCCCGGCTGGGAGTAAATGTCAACGCTTTCACGAGCTTTACTCGTACAGCTTATACAATATCGGCAGCTTCCAGCGTCCATGAAAGTCTTGAAACTTTGCTGGATTTTGTCCAAGAGCCTTACTTTACGGATGAAGCCGTAGAAAAGGAAAAAGGAATCATAGAACAGGAAATAAAAATGTACGACGATAATCCAGGCTGGCGTGCTCAATTCGGAGTTTTAGACAATTTATACACAAGCCATCCAGTAAAAATTGATTTGGCCGGGACAGCAGCATCCATTCGAAGTATTACCAAAGAGGATTTATACACGTGTTACCAGACATTTTACCATCCTGGCAATATGCTGCTTTTCGTTGTTGGGCCTGTAAGTCCTGAAGAAACGATGGAGCTTATTCGACAAAATCAAGAGCATAAGAACTTTCCGCAAAAGGTAGAGGCCAGCTGTATTTTCGCTGACGAAGATCGCGGCGTGAATCGAAGCTCCAGCGTAATGCGGATGCCGGTCCCTATTCCCCAAGTATTAGTAGGATACAAAGAAACAAAACCGTTACGACGAGGGCGGGAACTGCTTAAGTATGAGTTAGCTGTGAATGTATTGTTGGAGTTAATGTTTGGCATCAGTTCAGAGGCATACAATACAATGTATAACCTCGGCTATGTGGACAGTTCATTTCATTTCGAATATACAAGCGAGAAAAATTTCGGATTTACAATCATAGGTGGGAACAGCTGCGAACCGGAAAAAGTAATATCCTGTATAAACGAAACGATACAGCGGTTTAAAACGGAATCCATCCCTGAAGAAGATGCAGAGCGTGTGATCAAAAAAGAAATTGGCCGTTTTCTAAGTTCCATTAACTCCCTGCAATTTATTGCAAATCAGTTTACACGTTATCGCTCTAACGATACCGATTTATTTGACGTATTACCTGCACTGGAGCAGTTAACTCAATCTGATCTTGAAGATGTACTGCACTTGCATTTTTCTGATGAATCCAAAACAACGCTAGTTGTCAAAGATTACTGAACATGCAGAAAAACAGGAGTGAAAACATGACTAATCTTCTGGAGATTAAAAATATCAGGAAATCATATGGAGCCAAGGAGGCATTAAAAGATGTTTCTTTCAATGTTCCTCCTGGATCTATCGTTGGTTTCATTGGTGATAACGGTGCCGGTAAATCAACAACGTTCAAAATAGTACTGGGCCTTATTTCTAACGATGCCGGTACAGTTCAGTTGTTTGGCCAGAAAAATATGAATAAAAATCCTCAGATCAAGGAGAAGATTGGAGTTGTATTTGATGCAGCCAATCTTCCAGCCCATCTGACCATCAAGCAGTTAAATAACGTGTTTGGACATTTGTTCAAAAACTGGGACGAGAATAACTTTCAACGTTTAGTCCGTACTTTCTCGCTGCCTATGGATAAAAAAGTAAATGAGTTCTCACGTGGAATGTCGATGAAGCTGTCTGTAGCGGTTGCCTTATCACATCATGCTGAGCTGTTGATTCTCGATGAAGCGACGGGAGGACTTGACCCTTCATCAAGAGAAGAAATGTTAAATGAGTTAAAAAGCTTTGTAAGTGATGGCAGAGGGGGAATCGTACTTTCCTCACATATCATGAGTGATATCGAGAAAATAGCAAGTCATCTTGTCATTATAAAGGAGGGCGAGATCTTGCTGAATGAAGAGAAGGAAAAGGTCTTTGAAAAATATGCGATTGTCGACCTCGCTGGAGAACAGCTTGACTTACTTCATCCGGAAATTGTGGTGGCCAAGAGAAGTTGCGATTCTTATTATAATGTACTTGTATCAGATAAAAAACAATTACCAGAAGGTATGGTGACTAGACCAATCTCTATGGATGAGATCAGTTTATTATTAACAAGGAGTCATGAATAAATGAAAGGTTTATTAATGACAAGTTATTACTTGGTATATCGGAGTTCACTGTGGTACACAGGTCTGGCTATTTTGCTGTCGGTCATCATTCTAACGTACGCAGATGATTCCATGCACCGTTTGGCTGCCATGTTAAATATTTTGCTCATCGTCATGTCTGCACTCGATGTCATTAAATTTGAGGGAAAGTCAGGATATGATAAATATGTCCTTACCTTACCTGTGAGTAGAAGCCATGTCGTTCAAAGTCACTACCTATTCTATTTTCTAGTCGTCATTTATGGTGTTCTGTTATCTTTCGCTATCTTTTATGTCTATAGTCTTGTGTCAGGTACGGAGATATACAATATGTTCCATGCTATCTTTTTTGGCACTTTTGCAGTTCTCATAACCGGCGGTATCAATTTCCCTCTCTATTATATTTTTGGACCGGAAAAGTCAGATTCCATTACGTTGGGAAGTGTTGGCGGAGCAATTTTAATTACGATCGTTTCACAAGGTATTGTTGGCGGATTGGCCACGAGCCTGAATGCCAATGATCCTGACCAATTTGTTCCTATCATTTATTTATTATTTGGTTTACTTGTCTATATAATATCTTTATGTGTCTCTATGTTTATCTATCAGAAAAAAGAGTTTTGATAAGGGGATGTCTTCAGCGACAATAAGGTCAAGTGTTCTATCTAACTTGGCCCAGTGAATATAATTCTTATAACAATGTAAATTAGATATCTGATAGGGTGGATACTTAATTTTAGGAGGGAATGGAATGGAAGGGAACATGCTGTACAACCTGTATCTAAAACCGAATTCGGAATACTACGGGAAGTCGGAAAACAGCGAAGAAAAGATGCACATCTATGAGCTGAGTGACCTTCCTGACCCTTACGTTGTAATATCAGCAAACGAATCGGTTTGGAAACACTATCATGTTAAGGATTCACCTCTTCCTGATCAGGGATGGAAAATTCATGTCTCTGCATTATTCGAAGAATCAAAACGTTTATTAGAAAAGGTTTCGAAAATATGTATAGATGAACGGGTTGAATTCAAACACCTTAAGGATAAACAAAGCTTTATCAAGATGAATTCGAAAAACGCGAACCGAGCATCTTCAGGCAAATTCATAACGGTATACCCTGTGAATAATGATGAGTTCGTAAAGCTGCTGGATATGATCTCTTTTGCAACCTCAGGCTTCCAAAAAGGACCTTATATTCTGAGTGATAAACGGTGGAAAGATAGTAACGTGTTTTACAGGTACGGCGGTTTCAGGAGTATTTTTAATGAATATGGGGAGCATTGTATCAAAGATGATCAAGGTCGATTAATTAAAGACGAGAGAACCCCGTATTATCAGGTGCCTGATTTCGTCAAAGGTTTTGACGATTACCTTAATACAATAAATATATCAAAGGACTCGGATGATGCAGATTCCAGTGGTGACAGCAGCCTGGAACGGTATGAGATTGAAGCCGCACTGAGCTATAGTAATGCGGGCGGGGTATACGGTGCGACTCGTAAGCAGGACAATCTGAAAGTAATCATTAAGGAAGCCAGACCTAATGCAGGTCTGGATGGTGCAGCTCGGGATTCATTGTCCAGACAAACCAAGGAATACGAGGCGCTGAAGAAACTTAAAGATCTACCTGGAGTCGTAGAGCTAATCGAATATTTTCAAGAGTGGGAGCATTTCTTTTTGGTGGAAGAATTCATTGAGGGGGGAGATTTAAGGCAGTGGCTTGCTAAATATTTCCCGTTCTTTAGGGATCATGAAGACCTGAACATACATGCTGAACATGTCAAAAAGATACTGCTTCAATTATTTGCGTTAATCGAAGAGATGCATCATAAAGATATTGCTATGGGAGACTTCCAACCGGCCAACATTATGGTGATGGAGGATCTGACTGTAAAACTGATCGATTTTGAAACAGCTATGCCTGTAAATTCGGATGAAAAGCCTAGTATGATGACAATCGGATTTGCTTCACAAGAGATAAAAATCAGTGGTGCGCGAGATTGGTTTGGCTTAAAAAAATTGACAAGATATTTGGCTCTTCCAATTTTATCTTCCGAAGTTTTAGATACGTATTTACAGCATAACCACTTTCGGTGGATTAAAGAGCTGTATGATGATTCGTTTTATCAATTCATTGTAGACCTGCAGGGGAAGTGCGATCTTAAGATCCAGGAGTACCAGTCATATGTACCTGAAGCCATTAAAATGAATGAACAAACCATTGATCTGGATCTATCTTCAATTACAGCGAATTTAATTAAAGGTATGCAGCACAATTTAACGAATGATGAGCGATTCATTAACGGTGATATTCGTCAGTTTGAGATGAATGGAGGCAAATATAACTTTTTGACAGGAGGAAGCGGCGCTGCCTATGTTCTCACGAGAAATAAGGTCAGTTCAGTAGAAGTGAACCAATGGATTCAAGATTTCTTGCTGAAACATCTGAATCACATGGATGGGAACGGTCTGATAACAGGGAAAACGGGAGTCCTGGCCTTATTGTACGAAACGGGATATCAGGATGTTGTTTTACAAGAATTGAAGATGATGAGACGGAATATGAACGAAACCAATATCTCTTTACGCTCAGGTCTTTCAGGAATAGGTCTGTTTGTTGTCAGCTTATTTTTTGAAACAGAAGATTATGAATATGTGAAGTACGCTAAGGAAATAGAAGAATTAATAGAGAAGAACCTGGATCACGAAGGAAAGTTAAGTACCAATGACTGGATGGCTGTAGAAATCGGTGTAATAGATGGTTTATCAGGTGTGTCACTCTTCTATTCCGCCATGTATTCGGCAACGAGGGATACTTCATATTTGGACAAGGCAAAGCAGCTCATATCTGAAGATCTGAAGAAAACAATTATGGATGAATCTACCGGCTCAATCCAAACGGTGGATGAGAGAAATCGACAACTGCCCTATCTCTCCGGAGGATCGATAGGTATCGGCATATGCATATGGTTTCTCAATCATGTGAGTGGACAAGATTTTTTCAAAAGTGAAATGAAGGCGGTTTCAAAATTGTCGCGTATATGTTCTACCATCAGTGGAGGGTTATTTGATGGGGCGGGCAGCTTTCTCTTACTGCCTTCTATGGTGGAGCAGGGACAGGAACGTGAACAAATGGAACAAGAGGTTTTGAATCTACTGAATCTATTTTTAATAGATAAACGGGAATATTATGTTTATCCCGGTCAGTTTTCTTATCGATTAGCGGATGATGTGTATTCAGGCAGCTCGGGAATCATATTGGCCTTGATGGGCATCGTCAAAAATAATCCGCTGTATTGGCTTCCGTTGATCCATTCAGATCAATTTGCCGCAAAAACCAAAGCTGGTTCTGTACTAACAGCCAACTAAGCCGTTTTATAAACAAGACATGTGCTGCATACACAGGATTTCTAATCGCAGGAAAGGAGGTGAAATCTATGAATAAAGTATTGGAATTGCAAAAATTAGCAAACAAAGAGGGAAAAGGTAAGGCAGCAGAAGCTACCGTAACTGTAGTTACCGTTACTGTTTTTCTGTCAACAGTAAGCAACCACTGCTAACTTGAAATTCCAGTTAGTGCATAAAGTCCGCATTGATAAATTGCTGTAATAAGGTAATGAAGTGCACTTTACTTGCTGCTTAGCTGAGATACGCAGCTGCTTCTTCAGCTAAGCAGCAATCCCTCTTCTGTATAGACCACTCAATCAAATTCAACAGAAGGAGAGACCATAATGGAAAAATTATTAGAAATGGCGAAAATTCCCGAGCCATTTGAGGAAGGATCAGTACAAATCTGGCTTGACTCTAGCCGTGATGACCTAGTTTTGAAAGCTCATTTTGATGAAAATATTCCTGGTGGCAGTAAGAATAATGAATTTATTAATGAAACCGTTGATTTCATTCATACTATTGCTCCTCTAGATCAGTATACCAAAATTGTTGATCTTGGTTGTGGCCCAGGCCTGTATGCTCAAAAATTAGCGATGAGAGGTTATAAGGTCGTTGGTGTCGATTTCAATAAAAAGTCAATTGAGTATGCAAAGCGGGAAGCCGCAAAAGAAGGTTTATCCGTTGAATACAGAAACGAGGACATCACAAGCATTGAACTCGAGAATGAATTCGACATGGCTCTATTGATCTATGAAGTTTACAGCTTTTTTAGCCCGGAAAATAGAAAAAAAATACTTAACAATATCCACCGAGGTTTAAAACCCGGGGGATTAATTCTACTGGATGTATTATCAGAATACAGCTATAACAAATTTGAAACTCAACTGATGTGGGGACTGACCCGAAAAGATAACCCCTTCTCAGAGAAGAAACATTTGTCCTTATATGCTTCTGTGAAATATCCTGATTATGTGACTTTATCAAAAAATGTTTTGGTTTTTGGAGATGGTGAGTTGGTAAACTATCATTACTGGAATCAACATTTTACGGTACAGAGCCTGGAAAAAGAAATGAACGATGCCGGATTTACGCTTGAAAAAGTATACGCAGATGTGAATGGTGGAGAGTACCAATCGGACCGGGACTCTTTCGCGGTTCTTCTCAAGAAAAATTGAAAACTTGATTGCATCGCCTGCAATCCTTACATATGACCAAACATGATTTCCTCTTCTCTCACCTATATGATTGTTTATTGAAAATCATACGGTATGTTAATATAAAATTAATATAAAGGATTAGATTTAGTAAGAAACATGCCGAATGAAAAGAGGAATAGTCTATGGAAAAGACATATTGGCTCACTAATGTCATTTTGGAACAAGGATATATTCGTGAGGGAACAGAAGTAACAGGAACAAAAACTGGGCCTGCCCATCTTCGTATTGAAAATGGAGTAATTGCTGCCGTTGTGGATGGGGGCGAGCAGCCAACGGATCATTTACCACAGGTGGATGGTAAAGGGCTGCTTCTGCTTCCCTCGTTTGAAGAAGCACATATTCATCTGGATAAAACCTATTATGATGGACCGTGGAGAGCGGTTAGACGAATCTCCAGCATCTTTGAACGCATTGAGGAA harbors:
- a CDS encoding class I SAM-dependent methyltransferase, with translation MPINFHDQRNRMTYTTRTADASWLSLLQEYVDVSGKEIVDIGCGGGIYTRALANSGAAHVTGVDFSDEMLKGAARHCENLSNVTLQQGNAYNSGLPDHTFDIVLERALIHHLQDLDSCFQEAKRILKNNGVFIIQDRTPEDCLLPGDEHNMRGYFFEKYPELIGMERSRRHEAHEVQRSLDSNGFMIVRTVQLWETRCVHQNLAALNKDLAQRTGRSILHELTDHELGELIVFINSKLKNSTTPIIEKDSWTLWIAVPK
- the mgtE gene encoding magnesium transporter, with the translated sequence MVDENNRLCGIIQMDDVIDIIMHEASEDLAKMGGGGKDIDFDTKPLVAVRRRLPWLILLLLIGLISGSIVDFFEDTLNQVVALAFFMPMIAGMTGNTGTQSLAVVVRGLIGRKLDRSTVLALIGREIKVGTMIGLVCGLLITVIAYFWQGDWLLGMIIGVSLFFTLIIGTLTGTCIPLLLSRFKVDPAVASGPLITTLNDILSLFIYFGIATRFIGALM
- a CDS encoding CBS domain-containing protein; this encodes MKGSQTNKELSVEEITEQLKQHVQSQNLPEFYKLVKELRPYDLSLIYKKFPEDDKNRFLLLFKPDILADLAENLKLHEQAELFERLGPERTLEVMQQMDKSDLIRFMHDLPAKRREELLSSMNLDHSAIIRSVLSYPPETAGRIMTDRYRTLFTHDTAKEALRQSQGTLHLSASSYLYVVDDEGKLAGVVSYRSLALADDKTKVEELMTRRVIHATVDMDQEEAAQLLRALRVHCPSGGG
- a CDS encoding DNA alkylation repair protein — its product is METEIRTQLLSLAEPEYQKFSASLIPNITNVLGVRLPAIRKIAKQIAAEDWRTYLDTAKDEFFEEVMLQAMVIGHAQADLHELLTRIAAFVPKIDNWSVCDSFCAGLKYTKVHPEAMWNFIQPYLRSDQEYEIRFGVVMLLNFYLEEPYIHQVLPLLDQIKHEAYYVKMAVAWAISIAYVKQPEAVMPYLKQNTLDDFTYNKALQKIIESYRVTPEDKQLMRSMKRKVNRQTQKTADVIAGKKKVNMG
- a CDS encoding methylated-DNA--[protein]-cysteine S-methyltransferase; the encoded protein is MRQKIMYANIQLDGRPWSLLATEKGVCRIVMPNEKLEDWTGWISKIAPGTALEENEQALKRTGMMDWLVSYFAGEKTVYTEDIPLDLIGTPFQQQVWKALGYVPYGQTRTYGDIAAVIGRPSAVRAVGAANGANPIPVLLPCHRIIGANRKLTGFRGGLEMKRRLLDIEHIEGVADGGHARFDF
- a CDS encoding YfzA family protein; this encodes MRGDDVMSYVSQKSHPNRTKRWMIRIGIFIVIQIIFMVIDGTFLEPKLNDSNNVFTEMLKGILQSRLLNEWVAPYSFPLFNLVLIVHAAALLLQAAAEMISAVLKKR
- a CDS encoding pitrilysin family protein; this encodes MENITINSDEGDSLKLHLYNTDKFKTISLMLTMRAPLDKQSITSRALIPQILTGGSMKYPTRKQLQQKLDEMYGAELSWDTYKKGEDHCISLKMEISAEQFLNDSDSLLHSSLLLLHEMIYNPLIEDGAFHPQIVEREKQFLKQRMDSMFNDKVLYAHVRLVEEMFEDEAYASPPYGRREEINSLHAQSVFQVYNDMLRNDRFDLFIVGAFNERDVRVMVNEVFCEKYNNISLNRNSSIRSKVDAVKVVQDHLEVKQGTLLLGYRMSTTIQDEHYEAARVANAVFGRFPSSKLFRAIREREGLAYYAHSQIQSSKGLLVAMAGIDFEHYERVIELMRDQEYAMKKGDFTEAEMEQGKALLINLLLEAHDSPEGIMDIFIQAVDSGFSAAIQDHIKRISSVTKEDVVNAVNKWELDTIYFLNRKE